TGTTACTAACCACTTGAGTAGTAACTTTTAACACTAGGTTCTACTTTGTGTTAAGATATATAGCTGCTTATTTAGATGGCCATTTTTTCTACTGGACTTTCATGGATATGCACTCTTCTTACTTATGATCTTTCTGTTGgatgtattactattttcatACATTACAATATTACATGCTCTGTTAGTCAGCATGCACTCATTTGTATCAGGGTTGGACATGGTAATCATGCCTTGTTCTGTTTTGCATAAAATTGAGCAATATTTAAGCCCAAAAAGGACTAGCCCCGTGTGGATCGAAGAACTATATTTAAAATCATCTTAGCCATAATAACTGACAAGTGACGTAGTATAAAGTTATAGCCATGATATATAAATCTCTTTGTTCACTACACAAAGACTTTGGTCTCAACGGTCACTCGTCAACTGAATCTATTGGGGACTTATTTTTAACTGTAAACATTGGGGTAGGCATTAATAGTATTGCAAGTTAAAGACTGCTACGCCagaattttttctttattttatacAACAACTGGATGTTTTCCTGCAACGGTAGAAGCAACTAACCAGGCATTGCTGCATTTCTAGTATTCCTTGGATATCTACATACTGTATTAACATTTGCTTTATTCATTGGACCAGGATCAAGACCAGAAACTTCTGATTATCCTCAATCAAGTGAGGTAAGCTACATTGTGTCTTTCATGAGTTCTCCCCATTCCTTTGACAGTTTACATAGATCTAACGCAACTAATCAAGAACACTGCAGTCTGCATCACAATGCTGACATTTATGTTCATTTGCTGCAGAGGCATTTGACTGCCGCGAGCAGTTTCAGTTCTGCATCGCCATTCTCAGAATCAAGTCAGCTAGCATCATCTAGTAAACAATCAACTCCGTATCTACCACGCAATCATATGGGTAGGCGATCGTTCATGTCAAAACCGGTCTACCCACTTGTCTTCCAGAATCCAGTGTCAGAAGCAGAAGCCTCCAGGATGCCCGAGGCTAGTAATGCTGGGCGAACAACACCAAGTGATGACAGCCAAGCTTCTCCTCTGTGGCATCACAGCTTGGCGAGTCCAGAGCTCAAGTTCCATAATGCATTGAGTGAGCTTGGGAAGATGGAGGCTTCACCTGAACCAAACACAAGCTCAAGAAGGGAAGGGTTTAGATGGAGCAATGCTAGCAGCTACGATTTTGGATACGATGGTGATGCCATTGACATTTCAGATCATATCAGTATCGAGTCCCAAAGATCCCCCACAAGTTCAGTGAGATTTCTTAAGTGCGGGCTGTGCGAGAGATTCCTGCGGCAGAAATCACCCTGGACCTTGAATAGGATTGTTCGCAATACCGACATGCCAGTAGCAGCAGTCCTTCCTTGCCGGCATGTCTTCCACGCGGACTGCTTGGAGGAAAGCACTCCCAAGATTCAAACCCATGAACCACCTTGCCCCCTGTGCGCTCGAGCTGCTGACGACGAAGGACGCGTATCGTTCTCAGAACCTCTGCATGTTGCCCTCAGATCTGCCCGCAGGAATCTTTCCTTGGGTGGTGGTTCAGGTGGAAGTAGCAGCAGCGCAAACCCTCCTCGCAATGATGATCGGGGCTTGAAGAGGAATCATTCTGCTCTTGTGCCAAGACAAAGCGGCCGCTCACTGTTCCGGAACCGTGTCAAGAAGCAGTTCCCCTTCAAGGGGAGGATTGGGAAGGACCTCTTTGGCGGTAGGGTTTTCAATAAGGTTGGGTCATCTTCCTCTTCCGGTCAGAAGGATGATGGTCAACACTCAGCAGTCAAGTCTGACCGATTTATGAAGTAGCTAGAACTTGGTGGTGGCACAGAGTATATGATGTGTGCCCTACTGctattttgttcttttgttaTCACTTTTGGTATAACGTATCACAGCATGTGAAACTTGGTATCCATGCGCAGTAGTCGTCCAGGATGGGGTTGTTAAGTTTGGACGGTGCTATGCGTCGCATCGATGTGACACCCACCATTGGCTAACTTTGGGTCTGTTATGAATCCTTACAGTAAGAATCGATGCCTATGTTTAGTATGCTTATTGTGCTTTAACCTGTTTCTGTTGAATTGAGAGCTGCCCCTATTGTTCTTTGTTGAAACATGTGCAGCGTGCCCACATGCTGCCGGTGCTGCCCATGCAGCATGGCTTTGCTTCGACGTGCTGGCGGCGGACGCAGTACGTGCCTCTGCCTCCTCTTCCATTGTACCTTGAAATTTGGGTCAAGGGAATGTCCGCTTCACGCGAAGTTCGTGCGCGACGAGGTCGTGTGCGAGTTCATGAGACTACCAAAACGCGTGCGTTTAAGGTTCACCCAGTTGGGAGACGGTGCCGTTTGGGACTCTGGTCGGAACAGTGACTCGCGGCGAGGGTTGAAGGGTAGCTCATGCCCGAGCTGTTGTAGCGGATGGCGTTGTGGGGTTGCTGGCCAGATCCGACGCAATGACAAGCCTGGTGCCGATGGCTGATGCAGTGGGATTTGCACTTctcccccacgagacgctgGACGCGGCCGCCAGCCCGGGAGCATCCGGATGGCCTTGACGGGTTCCGACTTCCGAGCGGAAACTTGCGGCACCACGGTGCTACGGCACCGATCGCAACTTCGCAAGCATTGTTAGCTTGCCACGGCCCACGGTGCTGTGCGTACGCCTTGACTGACCCCCTGCGGCACGAGAAAACGGCACGTTATGAGGTCCAGGCGAAGCCAGAGACAGGTGTCTCTACAGTTGTACTGGTACTAAAGTATCTATTTGTTTGTGTTtctgtttttgattttttttaaaaaatatatttttggtttCTCTATAAAAAAAACTGCTTTTGAAAGTAAACTGTTGACttctataataattttttaacttctcaacacataacttctcagaaaagctactctcaaCTAGCTTTTcaacttctaatttattttctcagaaACAAATAACCGTATTCTCTAAAAATCACTTTTCAGCAAATTCGTTTGCTCTAACTTCTAACTTCTAAACTTTTGACAGAAACAGAAGCCAGAAGCAACTGAAAACAATCAATCCCTGAGACATCTCAGCCCTGTCATCATGCCAAATTTGAGCTGACCTAGAGGCGCACGTGACTTACATTCAACACTGCCGTTAAGCCGGTCTATGAAGGAAAAACATTTCGAGATGCTCTCGCTgttgaagaaaaagagaaggaaatagGGATACTCCTAGTCTCCTAGACCAGT
The nucleotide sequence above comes from Phragmites australis chromosome 4, lpPhrAust1.1, whole genome shotgun sequence. Encoded proteins:
- the LOC133916190 gene encoding uncharacterized protein LOC133916190; the protein is MDPTEPRWRINSSFSPPTSRRWDCRYSSDGLPHRVHDAPHDHPPYVSSLSPHSKGSRSAFGSDQYPNHHHSVSDGALSYFGSPADSLQAPRWTPPLQRFDLGEFSTPERGSRPETSDYPQSSERHLTAASSFSSASPFSESSQLASSSKQSTPYLPRNHMGRRSFMSKPVYPLVFQNPVSEAEASRMPEASNAGRTTPSDDSQASPLWHHSLASPELKFHNALSELGKMEASPEPNTSSRREGFRWSNASSYDFGYDGDAIDISDHISIESQRSPTSSVRFLKCGLCERFLRQKSPWTLNRIVRNTDMPVAAVLPCRHVFHADCLEESTPKIQTHEPPCPLCARAADDEGRVSFSEPLHVALRSARRNLSLGGGSGGSSSSANPPRNDDRGLKRNHSALVPRQSGRSLFRNRVKKQFPFKGRIGKDLFGGRVFNKVGSSSSSGQKDDGQHSAVKSDRFMK